A window of the Chanodichthys erythropterus isolate Z2021 chromosome 21, ASM2448905v1, whole genome shotgun sequence genome harbors these coding sequences:
- the prpf38a gene encoding pre-mRNA-splicing factor 38A — protein MANRTVKDANSIHGTNPQYLVEKIIRTRIYESKYWKEECFGLTAELVVDKAMELKFVGGVYGGNIKPTPFLCLTLKMLQIQPEKDIIVEFIKNEDFKYVRLLGAMYMRLTGTSVDCYKYLEPLYNDYRKIKSQNRNGEFELMHVDEFIDELLHAERMCDIILPRLQKRQVLEEAELLDARISALEEDLDEVETSDEEDEEEEKPERVQTPEPHRRSYRDMDRPRRSPSPRYRRSRSPRRRSRSPKRRSPSPRRDRDRDRHRSKSPRRHRSRSRERRHRSKSPGHHRSHRHRSHSKSPESRSKKSHKRSRRGNE, from the exons ATGGCTAATAGAACGGTAAAAGATGCCAATAGTATACATGGAACAAATCCGCAGTATCTCGTCGAAAAGATTATACGGACACGTATATATGAGTCCAAGTACTGGAAAGAGGAATGCTTTGGACTTACAG CTGAGCTTGTCGTGGACAAAGCAATGGAGCTGAAGTTTGTTGGTGGTGTATATGGAGGAAACATCAAGCCTACTCCATTCTTATGTCTGACACTAAAGATGCTGCAGATTCAGCCTGAAAAGGACATCATTGTGGAATTCATCAAGAATGAGGACTTCAA GTATGTCCGTTTGCTTGGAGCGATGTATATGCGCCTGACTGGAACTTCTGTGGATTGCTACAAGTATTTAGAACCATTATACAATGACTACAGAAAAATCAAAAGCCAGAATAGAAATGGAG AGTTCGAGTTGATGCATGTCGATGAGTTCATAGATGAGCTTCTTCATGCAGAGCGGATGTGTGACATCATCCTTCCCAGACTTCAG AAGAGACAGGTTCTGGAGGAAGCTGAGCTACTGGATGCTCGTATTAGTGCCCTGGAAGAAGACCTGGATGAAGTGGAGACCAGTGAtgaggaggatgaggaagaaGAGAAG CCAGAGAGGGTGCAGACACCAGAGCCACACAGAAGAAGTTACAGAGATATGGACCGGCCACGCAGGTCTCCATCTCCACGCTACAGACGCAGCCGCTCACCCAGAAG acgAAGCAGATCACCTAAAAGACGGAG CCCATCACCCAGACGTGATCGAGACCGGGACCGCCACCGCAGCAAAAGCCCCCGTAGACACCGCAGCAGATCCAGGGAAAGAAGGCATCGCTCCAAATCTCCAG gtcacCACAGAAGTCACCGGCATCGCAGTCACTCCAAGTCCCCAGAAAG TCGGTCAAAGAAGAGTCACAAGAGAAGTCGAAGAGGAAACGAGTGA
- the orc1 gene encoding origin recognition complex subunit 1, with protein MSRYITRLKMRRSYKWNGRPVGEDRKLRRQYYESMSISVEGRTEDATVSLGQYILIEGDNDDSPFVAQLLKLYTDDSGNKKTAVVQWFVRMCEVPQNKRKLLGRDPHPQEIFFYQDRSCDNEVDGETILAAVQIEYVPAEDPFPEGKSKDTLFVKLLWDTKSFRALAPELMQSPQSPKSPPPSSRVSQARALPTPDPSIMKRAMSGTLTRGSMSTGKMSSSEAESLHSASKLSAAKALSAKRRSRASSGPHVRKKLDLCSPNKNMSRDDVLGEILDEHTATEKTLTSKLNMSPTGRISISIRLTPLNHNEEEQISPLSSQSPDKPRLTAYDKDNATSACLGVQPLGSDDTESLISTGRTPRKREATPRRASLRGLKARTPSNRKDSAALREPALAALAEEEHEDSPVQTAATPRSKRKSAQLVSSRIRKQLNLLGNKVDLQSDGEDGGDDDDCFVPTKIDLQSSSDEEEEAKIDSEDELVVKKRRGSRSTEKTRVSARTPRKTPSKKTAPAAPRTPRHATPSIPSRSAPARKPGNVLEEARARLHVSSVPESLPCREQEFQDIYNFVESKVIDGTGGCMYISGVPGTGKTATVHEVIRSLQQSAEQDEIPQFRFIEINGMKMTDPHQAYVQILQKLTDQKATPDHAAALLEKRFSAPAPKKETTVLLVDELDLLWTRKQNVMYNLFDWPTRRNARLVVLTIANTMDLPERIMINRVASRLGLTRMSFQPYTFKQLQQIITSRLNRVKAFEEDALQLVSRKVAALSGDARRCLDICRRATEICEHSGSSSGLVGMSHVMEALDEMFSSSYIAAIRCASVQEQLLLRAVIAEFRRLGLEEATFQQVFVQHQALCRVEGLHPVSVSEGLAVCQRLGSCRLLLLEGSRLDLLLRIRLNVSQDDVLYALKAD; from the exons ATGAGCCGCTACATCACAAGACTGAAAATGAGAAGATCATACAAATGGAATGGGAGACCAGTCGGTGAAGACAGGAAGCTGAGAAGGCAATACTATGA ATCCATGTCCATTTCTGTGGAGGGAAGGACTGAAGATGCTACAGTGTCTTTAGGCCAGTACATTTTGATTGAGGGTGATAATGATGACAGTCCCTTTGTGGCGCAACTTCTAAAACTGTACACTGATG ATTCAGGAAATAAGAAGACCGCTGTAGTACAGTGGTTTGTGCGTATGTGTGAAGTTCCTCAAAACAAACGCAAGCTCTTGGGCAGAGACCCCCATCCACAGGAGATATTTTTCTACCAGGACCGCTCCTGTGATAATGAGGTGGATGGAGAGACAATTCTTGCAGCAGTACAG ATTGAGTATGTACCAGCTGAGGATCCTTTTCCAGAGGGCAAGAGCAAAGACACATTATTTGTCAAACTCTTGTGGGATACCAAGTCCTTCAGAGCATTGGCTCCTGAGCTGATGCAGTCTCCTCAGAGCCCCAAATCTCCCCCACCATCTTCCCGGGTCTCTCAGGCTCGTGCTCTTCCAACCCCAGACCCCTCAATAATGAAACGGGCCATGTCAGGTACCCTCACCCGTGGTAGCATGAGCACCGGCAAAATGAGCTCCAGTGAGGCGGAGTCTCTTCACTCTGCTTCCAAACTCTCTGCGGCTAAAGCTCTTAGTGCAAAGAGGAGAAGCAGAGCTTCCTCTGGTCCACATGTTCGCAAGAAGCTGGACTTGTGTA GTCCAAATAAAAACATGTCCCGAGATGATGTTCTGGGGGAGATTCTTGATGAACACACGGCTACTGAGAAAACGCTGACGTCTAAGTTGAACATGTCTCCAACCGGCCGCATCTCCATTTCTATCAGACTGACTCCACTTAATCATAACGAGGAGGAGCAAATCTCTCCTCTGTCATCACAGAGCCCTGATAAACCCAGACTGACTGCATATGACAAAGACAATGCAACTAG TGCCTGCCTTGGGGTGCAGCCACTTGGGAGTGATGACACAGAGTCACTAATAAGCACAGGCAGAACTCCACGGAAGAGAGAGGCAACCCCCAGGAGAGCAAGTCTTAGGGGCCTGAA GGCAAGAACTCCATCCAACAGGAAAGATTCAGCTGCACTCAGAGAACCAGCACTGGCTGCTTT AGCTGAAGAGGAGCATGAAGATTCACCGGTCCAGACTGCTGCCACTCCTCGCTCTAAGAGGAAGTCTGCTCAGCTTGTGTCTTCACGCATCAGAAAGCAGCT aaatttgcTAGGCAACAAGGTTGACCTGCAGTCTGATGGTGAGGATGGCGGCGATGATGATGACTGCTTCGTTCCTACTAAGATTGACCTGCAGAGTAGCAGCGATGAGGAAGAGGAGGCAAAGATTGACAGTGAAGATGAGCTTGTGGTGAAGAAGCGTAGAGGCTCCCGGTCTACAGAGAAAACCCGTGTTTCTGCTAGGACCCCACGTAAAACACCCAGCAAGAAg ACTGCTCCAGCCGCCCCACGTACACCACGTCATGCCACTCCCAGCATACCCAGCAGGAGCGCACCAGCCAGGAAGCCAGGGAATGTTCTGGAAGAAGCGAGAGCACG GTTGCATGTTTCCTCTGTCCCCGAGTCTTTGCCGTGTCGAGAACAAGAGTTCCAGGACATCTACAACTTTGTGGAGAGTAAAGTCATTGATGGCACTGGAGG GTGTATGTATATCTCAGGTGTTCCTGGTACTGGTAAAACTGCCACAGTACATGAGGTGATCCGTTCCCTTCAGCAGTCTGCTGAACAAGACGAGATCCCTCAGTTCCGCTTCATTGAAATCAATGGCATGAAAATGACAGACCCACACCAGGCTTATGTACAAATACTGCAG AAACTGACTGATCAAAAAGCAACACCTGATCATGCAGCCGCCCTACTGGAGAAACGCTTCAGTGCTCCCGCACCAAAAAAAGAGACAACTGTGCTTCTTGTAGATGAG CTTGACCTCTTGTGGACCCGTAAACAGAATGTGATGTATAATTTGTTTGATTGGCCAACAAGGCGCAACGCTCGTCTGGTGGTTCTCACCATCGCAAACACTATGGACTTGCCTGAGAGAATCATGATTAACCGGGTTGCCAGTCGACTG GGACTGACAAGAATGTCCTTCCAGCCATATACCTTTAAACAATTACAACAGATCATCACGTCAAGGCTGAACAGAGTAAAGGCTTTTGAAGAAGATGCTCTCCAGCTAGTCTCAAGAAAG GTGGCAGCGCTTTCGGGTGATGCGCGACGTTGCCTTGATATCTGCCGACGGGCCACAGAGATTTGTGAGCACTCTGGAAGTAGCAGTGGATTGGTTGGGATGAGTCATGTGATGGAGGCTTTGGATGAGATGTTCTCCTCTTCCTACATCGCAGCCATCAG GTGTGCATCTGTTCAGGAGCAGCTTTTACTGAGGGCTGTTATTGCAGAGTTTCGTCGACTCGGTCTGGAAGAGGCCACTTTCCAACAG GTGTTTGTTCAGCACCAGGCCCTGTGTCGTGTTGAGGGTTTGCATCCGGTGAGTGTGTCCGAAGGGCTGGCGGTCTGTCAGAGGCTGGGTTCCTGTCGCCTGCTCCTCCTGGAGGGAAGCCGCCTGGACCTGCTGCTCCGTATCAGACTCAATGTTAGTCAGGATGATGTGCTTTATGCCTTGAAGGCTGACTAA
- the mpl gene encoding thrombopoietin receptor isoform X2, with product MDKDPKCFTREQEDFTCFWEAPVGKSYYFLYINDQSIEEKRCDVIHQIYEKKDLHICTFPSSDVYMFVEMHLRVIDRDTNTTVYDRTVCVEDQHLLYPPSNISLHPTGEVGQLLVEWKRPKNGLSLQYEIRYSSKNTQRTVGPISKHSHKLVSLVAGENCTVQMRVKPGGDSKQFWSDWSSPVTAMVPQTAGDIELRCHTPDLNQALCKWRGELYDDGRYSFHYRQINRSSWGIWKLCSRDNNTVHQCVLNGQESSVYQFYLSAGFQPFGRIFYAETFTMNSSMKTRPPCGLKAKPEEGRLCLTWNPPFLKISQYLKYQIRYQRQGESEWKDFTTPSSKTSTCLDVHRGSQYTIQVRAQPNGSVYSGDWSDWSKPLAVLLPLDKGWIFIVCIPVTLLIIASTMITFFSRYFRKVKKSLWPSVPDLNKVLESFLTDISGSHWEPTFNIKQCDDDTATSVVEILPEREAKPSKKSTCLSLSECDFLSGEKNGENFREDLEMAQDYVILNNDKIPCFIGNDYVYRDVALSHVTNEKLQCCPSAGSPAFPECTTNILNHSYLLLAEQSELEEYHSACRRYTNMEISAIPCVANVE from the exons ATGGATAAGGACCCAAAATGTTTCACCAGGGAACAggaagacttcacttgtttttgGGAAGCACCTGTAGGAAAGTCCTATTATTTTCTCTACATAAATGATCA aTCTATAGAAGAAAAAAGATGTGATGTGATACATCAAATTTATGAGAAGAAGGACCTGCATATTTGCACATTTCCATCGAGTGATGTCTATATGTTTGTTGAAATGCACCTCAGAGTGATAGACAGAGACACCAACACAACCGTCTACGATCGGACTGTCTGTGTGGAGGATCAGC ATCTACTGTATCCTCCATCAAATATATCCCTTCATCCAACTGGCGAGGTGGGCCAATTGTTAGTTGAATGGAAAAGGCCAAAAAATGGATTGAGCCTACAGTATGAAATTCGTTACAGctccaaaaacacacaaagaacTGTTGGACCG ATATCAAAACACAGCCATAAGCTAGTCTCTCTGGTCGCAGGAGAAAACTGCACAGTGCAAATGAGAGTCAAGCCTGGAGGTGATTCAAAACAGTTTTGGAGTGACTGGTCAAGTCCTGTAACAGCTATGGTGCCACAAACAGCAG GTGACATAGAATTGCGGTGCCACACTCCTGATCTGAATCAAGCATTATGCAAATGGAGAGGAGAATTATATGACGACGGCAGATACAGCTTCCACTACAGACAAATAAACAG AAGTTCATGGGGTATTTGGAAGTTGTGTTCCAGAGACAACAATACTGTCCACCAGTGTGTCCTGAATGGGCAGGAGTCCAGTGTCTATCAGTTTTACCTTAGTGCTGGATTTCAACCATTTGGTCGAATTTTTTATGCAGAGACTTTCACTATGAACAGCAGCA TGAAGACGAGGCCTCCATGTGGTCTGAAAGCAAAACCTGAGGAAGGAAGGCTTTGTTTGACATGGAATCCACCCTTTTTGAAGATCTCTCAGTATCTTAAGTATCAGATCCGTTATCAGCGTCAAGGAGAGAGTGAGTGGAAG GATTTTACAACACCCAGTTCAAAGACCAGCACTTGTCTGGATGTGCACCGAGGGAGCCAATACACCATCCAGGTCCGAGCCCAACCCAATGGATCAGTGTACAGCGGAGACTGGAGTGACTGGTCAAAACCTCTTGCTGTCCTCTTACCTTTAGACAAAG GGTGGATCTTCATTGTCTGTATACCAGTGACTCTGCTTATCATTGCTTCTACAATGATTACTTTCTTCTCTAGATACTTCCG TAAGGTTAAGAAGTCCTTGTGGCCATCAGTCCCAGACCTCAACAAAGTGCTTGAAAGCTTCCTGACGGATATCAGTGGATCACACTGG GAGCCAACCTTCAACATTAAGCAATGTGATGATGACACTGCTACATCAGTGGTGGAGATTCTGCCCGAGAGGGAAGCAAAACCCTCTAAGAAGTCCACCTGTCTTTCACTCTCTGAGTGTGACTTCCTATCTGGTGAGAAAAATGGGGAGAATTTCAGAGAGGATTTGGAGATGGCTCAAGATTATGTGATTTTGAACAATGATAAAATCCCATGTTTTATAGGGAATGACTATGTGTATAGGGATGTTGCTTTATCTCATGTGACTAATGAAAAACTACAATGCTGCCCCAGTGCCGGTTCTCCTGCCTTCCCAGAATGCACCACAAATATTCTCAACCATTCCTATCTCCTTCTGGCAGAACAGTCTGAGCTTGAAGAGTATCACTCAGCCTGTCGCCGGTACACCAATATGGAGATCTCGGCAATACCATGTGTAGCAAATGTAGAGTGA
- the mpl gene encoding thrombopoietin receptor isoform X1, whose product MDLVLTWWILLSCLIKQVHLELLLSKQEFAIVAMDKDPKCFTREQEDFTCFWEAPVGKSYYFLYINDQSIEEKRCDVIHQIYEKKDLHICTFPSSDVYMFVEMHLRVIDRDTNTTVYDRTVCVEDQHLLYPPSNISLHPTGEVGQLLVEWKRPKNGLSLQYEIRYSSKNTQRTVGPISKHSHKLVSLVAGENCTVQMRVKPGGDSKQFWSDWSSPVTAMVPQTAGDIELRCHTPDLNQALCKWRGELYDDGRYSFHYRQINRSSWGIWKLCSRDNNTVHQCVLNGQESSVYQFYLSAGFQPFGRIFYAETFTMNSSMKTRPPCGLKAKPEEGRLCLTWNPPFLKISQYLKYQIRYQRQGESEWKDFTTPSSKTSTCLDVHRGSQYTIQVRAQPNGSVYSGDWSDWSKPLAVLLPLDKGWIFIVCIPVTLLIIASTMITFFSRYFRKVKKSLWPSVPDLNKVLESFLTDISGSHWEPTFNIKQCDDDTATSVVEILPEREAKPSKKSTCLSLSECDFLSGEKNGENFREDLEMAQDYVILNNDKIPCFIGNDYVYRDVALSHVTNEKLQCCPSAGSPAFPECTTNILNHSYLLLAEQSELEEYHSACRRYTNMEISAIPCVANVE is encoded by the exons ATGGATCTGGTGCTCACGTGGTGGATTCTCCTTTCCTGTCTGATCAAGCAGGTGCATTTAGAGCTTCTCCTATCAAAGCAAG AGTTTGCTATCGTGGCCATGGATAAGGACCCAAAATGTTTCACCAGGGAACAggaagacttcacttgtttttgGGAAGCACCTGTAGGAAAGTCCTATTATTTTCTCTACATAAATGATCA aTCTATAGAAGAAAAAAGATGTGATGTGATACATCAAATTTATGAGAAGAAGGACCTGCATATTTGCACATTTCCATCGAGTGATGTCTATATGTTTGTTGAAATGCACCTCAGAGTGATAGACAGAGACACCAACACAACCGTCTACGATCGGACTGTCTGTGTGGAGGATCAGC ATCTACTGTATCCTCCATCAAATATATCCCTTCATCCAACTGGCGAGGTGGGCCAATTGTTAGTTGAATGGAAAAGGCCAAAAAATGGATTGAGCCTACAGTATGAAATTCGTTACAGctccaaaaacacacaaagaacTGTTGGACCG ATATCAAAACACAGCCATAAGCTAGTCTCTCTGGTCGCAGGAGAAAACTGCACAGTGCAAATGAGAGTCAAGCCTGGAGGTGATTCAAAACAGTTTTGGAGTGACTGGTCAAGTCCTGTAACAGCTATGGTGCCACAAACAGCAG GTGACATAGAATTGCGGTGCCACACTCCTGATCTGAATCAAGCATTATGCAAATGGAGAGGAGAATTATATGACGACGGCAGATACAGCTTCCACTACAGACAAATAAACAG AAGTTCATGGGGTATTTGGAAGTTGTGTTCCAGAGACAACAATACTGTCCACCAGTGTGTCCTGAATGGGCAGGAGTCCAGTGTCTATCAGTTTTACCTTAGTGCTGGATTTCAACCATTTGGTCGAATTTTTTATGCAGAGACTTTCACTATGAACAGCAGCA TGAAGACGAGGCCTCCATGTGGTCTGAAAGCAAAACCTGAGGAAGGAAGGCTTTGTTTGACATGGAATCCACCCTTTTTGAAGATCTCTCAGTATCTTAAGTATCAGATCCGTTATCAGCGTCAAGGAGAGAGTGAGTGGAAG GATTTTACAACACCCAGTTCAAAGACCAGCACTTGTCTGGATGTGCACCGAGGGAGCCAATACACCATCCAGGTCCGAGCCCAACCCAATGGATCAGTGTACAGCGGAGACTGGAGTGACTGGTCAAAACCTCTTGCTGTCCTCTTACCTTTAGACAAAG GGTGGATCTTCATTGTCTGTATACCAGTGACTCTGCTTATCATTGCTTCTACAATGATTACTTTCTTCTCTAGATACTTCCG TAAGGTTAAGAAGTCCTTGTGGCCATCAGTCCCAGACCTCAACAAAGTGCTTGAAAGCTTCCTGACGGATATCAGTGGATCACACTGG GAGCCAACCTTCAACATTAAGCAATGTGATGATGACACTGCTACATCAGTGGTGGAGATTCTGCCCGAGAGGGAAGCAAAACCCTCTAAGAAGTCCACCTGTCTTTCACTCTCTGAGTGTGACTTCCTATCTGGTGAGAAAAATGGGGAGAATTTCAGAGAGGATTTGGAGATGGCTCAAGATTATGTGATTTTGAACAATGATAAAATCCCATGTTTTATAGGGAATGACTATGTGTATAGGGATGTTGCTTTATCTCATGTGACTAATGAAAAACTACAATGCTGCCCCAGTGCCGGTTCTCCTGCCTTCCCAGAATGCACCACAAATATTCTCAACCATTCCTATCTCCTTCTGGCAGAACAGTCTGAGCTTGAAGAGTATCACTCAGCCTGTCGCCGGTACACCAATATGGAGATCTCGGCAATACCATGTGTAGCAAATGTAGAGTGA